The DNA region GCCCCGGGATACCAGGTCGTCGGCTACTCCGGCGACGACTTCACCGGTAGGTCGTGGACCTTCACCGTCGACAACGCCAGGATCCGGAGCAGGATCACCTCCCTGAAGGTCGTGTTCGACCCGGCCGCATACTTCCGCGTCACCAACGTCACCAACGGGCTGGTCCTGGACGGCGGCGGCGACGTCCCCGCCGGCTCCGACCTGAAGCTGCGGACCTGGGACGGTTCGACCGACCTGCAGTGGCACGCGGTCGACCTCGGCAACGGCCACCACAAGCTGGAGAACCGCGCCAACGGCCTCGTCGCCGACGGTGGGGGCGCCACGAGCGACGGCGCCCCGGCCAGGCAGCAGGCGTGGAACGGCGGCACCAACCAGCAATGGCTGATCACCCACCGCGGCGACGGCCGCTACTCCATCGCCAACCGCACCACGGGCCTCGTCCTGGACGGCGGGGGCAACGTCTCCTCCGGCTCCGTCACCAAGCAGTGGACCTGGGGCACCAGCACCAACCTGCTGTGGACCTTCACCAAGATCTGACGGGATACCGCGCCGCGGCAACCGACCGACGCTGTACGGACCATGCGCCTCCGCACACGTGCGGAGGCGATGTTCGACGTGCTGCCGGCGGCGTCGCCTGAACGGCGAGGGCGAACGGCTGCTGCGTGCGCTGCGCGACGACGCCGTGGTGGCACCGCTCGCACTGAGCGCTCTGGCGCACCGTGAGCTGTTGTCACCCCGCGGACATGACCGACGCCGAGCATCTGCGGGTGCTCGCCGAGAGCCTGCTGCAGCTCGTGGAGCCGGCGGGCGGCCGGGAGGGCGCGAAGGAGGCGCCGCGCGCCCAGGGCCCCGAGGCCAGGGACGCGGTTGCCGCCGCGCTGGAATCCGCGCACCCGGACCGGGCCGGACTCGAAGAGCTCAGGCAACTGCCGGCCCAGGCCTTGCGTACTTCCGCCGCGCTCCGCGGGCAGGAGCGGGCGCAAGCGGCACCGGTGAGCGGGTGACATCCGACGGGGAGCCGGTCGCCCGTGAGGCGGTCGGCGGGGCTCGCCGGCCTCGCCGATCGCATCCGCGAGTCCGCGTCCCGCCCGCCCGCGACCCGGCCCGCCGCCCTCACCGCCATCCTGCGCGGCTACCAGCCGCGCGGCCTCGCCCGGGGCTTGCCGAGATGTGCGGACGCGGCCTGGCGGCTGCCTCCCCGACGACATGGGCCTGCGCAAGACGATCACCCCGCTCGGCCTCCACCTGCACCGCCGGAGCGACCCGGACACCACCCGGAAACGACGAAGATCCCGCCCGATCTTCCGATCGGACGGGATCTCGTCAACTACTCCCGAGCTAACTCAAGAACAGCCGTGTGCGTGGACCTGTGGGGATTTGAACCCCAGACCCCCTCGATGCGAACGAGGTGCGCTACCAGACTGCGCCACAGGCCCTTGCAACGAGTGAAACTCTAGCATCCCGGTCAGGGTGCTTGGAAATCCGTTCCCGGGCCCTCACCCGCTGGTCAGGAGCGGGCCCGCGGCGGGACTTCTGAGGCGCCGTCACTCGTTGGCCGCGCGCGGCCGGTCGCCGTCCTCGTACTGGTCGAAGAGGGGCGTGCGGCCGCGTTCGCGGGCGCGGCGGGCCGAGGCCGCGCGCCGGGCGTCCGCGGCGCTGTCCGACGCGTCGTCCGCGTCGGGCTCGCCGAGCTCCTCTCCCGCCTCGGCCGTCGGGCGGTCGGCGTTCGGTTCGACCGTGCTGGACCGGGCCGAACTCCAGGCGTCGGGTCCGCCCAGGTCGACGTCGGACGTGGCGCGAGGGGCGACCGGGGCGGTCACGTACGTCGGCAGCGGCACCGGGACGGGGTCCCAGCTGTCACCGCCGGAGGGGCCGCTGCGGCGCTCGCGCTGCTGGTCGACCCACTCGGCGTGGTCGGTCTGCTCGACGAGGGCACGGCGGTCGGCGGCGAGCGCGGACAGACCGGGATCGGTGTCGGCCTCGGGTCCGTCCTCCGGCTCGTCCGCGGCACCCGGGTCGGTGGGCGGCCGCCGCCTGGGCTGACGCTCCCGCAGTCGCTGCGCCGCGACCTCGGCCCGCCTGCGGTCCATCACGTAGGTGAAGCGCCGGCGCTCCTGGGAGCGCAGATAGGCGATGTAGACGCTCAGCATCACCGCGGGCACCCCGGGCGCCCACAGGAACGCGAGTCCGCCGACGGCCGCGACGATCGCGCCGAGCGTGAAGGCCATGAAGAGCATGACCGTCGTACGCCGC from Streptomyces sp. NBC_00258 includes:
- the sepX gene encoding divisome protein SepX/GlpR, translated to MSSSGLIYAVIVGAWAAYLVPMWLRRQDELNEARPTERFSTAIRLLSGRAGMERRYAKDLRARSAEEGEHHADPDGVTDSVDVRAFAMPPTRREVRADADDVRDARDVRDGRDARDEARSEGQAQAQPASRQTPKKASKHAPEQAARQASRQVSATVPKPGSPAGAAHPAPKSGRAADGRPVPRQGAKPSSDGASASSPARRAAAAEAAARARRSKVLARRRRTTVMLFMAFTLGAIVAAVGGLAFLWAPGVPAVMLSVYIAYLRSQERRRFTYVMDRRRAEVAAQRLRERQPRRRPPTDPGAADEPEDGPEADTDPGLSALAADRRALVEQTDHAEWVDQQRERRSGPSGGDSWDPVPVPLPTYVTAPVAPRATSDVDLGGPDAWSSARSSTVEPNADRPTAEAGEELGEPDADDASDSAADARRAASARRARERGRTPLFDQYEDGDRPRAANE